One window of the Cryptomeria japonica chromosome 7, Sugi_1.0, whole genome shotgun sequence genome contains the following:
- the LOC131856453 gene encoding probable methyltransferase PMT21: MYVMHRLAFRERHCPSLSKRIDCLIHPQQGYKIPTIWPTSKDECWYKNSSYEWINNEKSNQNWVRKEGEKFLFAGGGTMFPRGVGEYVDRMEDLIPEMKDYIIRTVLDTKYSVSSWGGDLLNHGIITLSLASRDNHEAQVQFALEWGIPAILGIISIQRPPYPSHAFDMAQCSHCLIPWT; encoded by the coding sequence ATGTATGTTATGCATAGGTTGGCATTTAGGGAGCGACATTGTCCATCACTTTCTAAAAGAATTGATTGCCTAATCCATCCACAACAGGGTTACAAGATACCTACTATATGGCCAACAAGcaaggatgagtgttggtacaagAATAGTTCATATGAATGGATTAATAATGAAAAATCAAACCAGAATTGGGTGAGGAAGGAAGGGGAGAAATTTCTCTTTGCAGGTGGAGGTACAATGTTTCCCAGAGGAGTCGGCGAATATGTGGATCGAATGGAAGATTTGATTCCAGAAATGAAAGATTATATTATTCGAACTGTACTTGATACCAAATATTCGGTTTCAAGTTGGGGTGGTGATTTGTTGAATCATGGAATTATCACATTGTCTTTGGCATCTAGAGATAACCATGAAGCTCAGGTACAGTTTGCACTTGAATGGGGAATTCCTGCAATTCTTGGAATCATCTCCATACAACGGCCTCCATATCCATCCCATGCATTTGACATGGCTCAATGCTCTCATTGTCTCATTCCTTGGACATAA